GCCGGCAAATCTTCCGGCCTTCAGGTTTCAGGTCTCAGGTTTCAGGTATTCTGGCCTGAAGGACCTCTACCGCACCCCCGAATTCCAAGGCGGTGAGTTCGAGATCCAGGACCTCGCCTCGCAGCTCGTCGGCCACGCCTGCGCCCCCCAGCCCGGCGAAACCTGGTGGGATGCTTGCGCCGGCGAGGGTGGCAAGACGATGCACCTCTCCGATCTCCTGCAGGGCAAGGGCATGATCTGGGCCACCGACCGCTCCGCCCGCCGCCTCGCCAAGCTCAAGGAGCGTGCCGCCCGAGCCAAAGCCTTCAATTACCGCACTGCCGAATGGGATGGCGGCGCCAAGCTCCCCACCAAGTCCAAGTTCGACGGCATCCTCGTGGACGCCCCGTGCAGCGGCGTCGGCACCTGGCAGCGCAACCCGCACGCCCGCTGGACGACCCAGCCGCACGACGTGCAGGAACTCGCCGTTGTGCAGGCCAACCTGCTCAACCATGTTGCCGCCGCCCTCAAGCCCGGCGGGCGCCTGATCTATTCGGTCTGCACCCTCACGCGCGCCGAAACCACCGTCATCGCCGACGCCTTCACGTCCGCCCACCCCGACTTCGAGCCGATTCCGGTTCTGGGCACTCCGCCCTCCGCCCCCAGTGCTCAACTCTGCTTGTGGCCCCACGAGCTGAACGCCAACGGCATGTTCATCGCTGCCTGGCGTTGCCGACGCTGACCGCGATTCATTTTTCCGCCGTGGACACCCGGTGGCGGTTTGCTAGAGCTGAAAACCAGTCGCCCAACCGGGCGGCCCACCCTGTTTTCATCCATGAAATCATCCCTCCTCGCTGTAATCATGGCGTGTCTGGGCGCCACCGCCACCCTGAGCACCGCTGAGACTGCGCCAACCTTTGCTGACTTTGCCCGCTGGCCGGAAATCGGCCGGGTCCGGCTTTCCGAGGACGGCCGGTATGCGGCTTTCCTGACCCCAAGCAAAATCCGCTTCTTCGATCTCAATCTCTACGACCTGCAGACGCGGGAATCCAAAAAGATCGACCTCGGGGGCGACGACCTCGTGGATTTCACCTGGATTGACGGCAACCGGATGATCATCACCACGGAAAACCGTCCGGACTACCGCGGACGCCGGCAGGTCTTCGACGCCCGGCAAAACAAGATCACCGCGAACATCACCTACCAACGCCAGTTTTTCTCGCTCGTGAGTTTTCTGCGGCGCGATCCCAACCTGTTTGTCGCCCGCTTTTATGAAGATGGCCAGGGCTCGGCCGGACTGGCGGTCATCAACACCAAGCTCCGGCCCAAGACCATGGCCGGCCAGAACAACGCCCGTTTCAACGTCCAGTCCTGGGTGGAAATTCCCAAGGGCGAACATCGCGGCACGCTTACCGACCAGGAAGGCGAGGTGCGGTTTGTCTCGGTCTACGCGGACAAGCGCCTGAACTTCTACTATCGTCCGAACGCGGGGGCCGCCTGGATCAGCCTGCCCTTCGACTACGAGAAAACCTCCGTGATCGGCTTCTCCAATGATCCGGACTACCTGTATGTCGCGCACTACACCGACGAGGCCAAAAGCAGCCGCCTCCATCGCTACCGGGTCAGCACAGGGGAGTTTGGTCCGTCGCTGTTTGAGGATCCGGTCTATTCCCTGAGCGAGGCCTCGCTCCTTCAGGTTCGCAAAGCGGATGGCAGCCTGCACTCGCTCGCGCTGGCCTATGACCGTGACATGCCGGTCCAGCTCCCGCTGGATCCCCTCTTCCGGGAGGTGCAGGCGGCGGTGAACGCCAAGCTGCCCGGCCGGCTGAACCTGATCGAGGACTGCGACCAATCGCTCTCCACTTTCGTCGTGGCCTCGATGAGCGGCCGCGAACCCGCCCGCTACGTCATCTATAACCACGGCACCAAGCAATTCCTGCCCCTGCCGGCCCCGACGCCGTGGTTCAATCCCGGGCAGATGAGCGTGCAACGGCCGATAAAGTTCAAGGCCCGTGACGGCCTGGAGCTCGAAGGCTATCTCTCCCTGCCGGCCGCCCGTCCCGATGGCGCCAAGCCGCCGCTCGTGGTCTATGCCCACGGCGGACCCTGGGCCCGCGACACTTGGGGCTACAATCCCGACGTCCAGTTGCTGACCACCCGCGGCTATGCCGTGTTTCAGCCCAACTACCGTGGCTCCACGGGCTATTCCAAGGCGGTCTCGAAGGACGACGACTTTGCCTTCCGCATAATGCACGACGACGTCACCGACGGGGTGAAGCATCTCGTGGCCGGGGGCCTGGTGGATGGCAATCGCCTCGCCATCTACGGCGGCAGTTTTGGCGGCTACCTGGCCGTCGCCGGTGCCGCCTTCGAGCCCGGCCTCTACAAGTGCGCCATCACGTTTGCCGGCGTCTTCGACTGGAAGCAGCTCATCCGCCAATCCTGGGCGCAGAGCGACGACGACCAGTTCAACTACGACCGGCTGCTCCAGCGCATGGGCGACCCCGCCACGCAGCAGGAGCGTTTCGAAAACATCTCCCCCATCACCCAGATCGCCGCGGTGCGCTGCCCGGTGTTCGTGATCCACGGCAAGCTCGATACGACCGTGGACTACCGCCAGTCGACCAAGCTGCTGAGCGAACTCGCGGCCCACGGCGTGCCGCATGAAAAGCTGTTCTTCGAGACCGAATTTCACGGCTTCTCGGAGCGGGCCAACTACCAGCGGCACCTCGAGGCGGTGGCTGCTTTTCTCGCCAAAAACCTGTGAGCGCCCCCGGCAACTCCAAGGTGAGCGGCGACACCGTGCGCGATGACTTCAACGCCATCAGCACGGTCATCCACTACACCAAGGCCGCGCACGACCTCGGGCTGTGGAAGTCGGAACTGGTCCTGATCCGTGAGTATTTCCCCGACAAGGAGGCCCACCTGCTTGAAGCCGGTTGCGGTGCCGGTCGCGTGGCCGTCGGTCTTTGGCAGCACGGCTACCGTCGGATCACGGCCTTTGACTTCGCCGCCGAGCTCGTGGACCAGGCCGTGAGCCTCGCCGAAGAACGCCAAGCCACCGGCCTCACCTTTCTGCAGGCCGACGCCACCCAGCCGCTCCTACCCCTTTTGTATTTCCCAGATCCCAGCCCCCAGGAACAAGACCCCGGGCGCTTGGCGCCCTTCGATGGCGTGCTCTTCATGTTCAACGGCCTGATGCAGATCCCCGGTCGTGAGAACCGGCGGCGGGCCTTGCGCAACCTGCAAGGGGTCAGTCGGCCGGGGGCGCCGTTGCTGTTCACCACCCACGACCGCGACGATCCCAAGGAAGCGAAGGAATGGGCCAAGGAGGCCGAGCGCTGGGCCCGCGGGGAGCAGAACCCCCGGCTGCTCGAGTTTGGCGACCGCTACTTCACCGACGACACGGGCAACACCTTCATGCACCTGCCCGACCGCCGGGAGATTCTCGAGGACCTCGCCGCCACGGGCTGGACTCCTGTCCACGACCGCATGCGGGATGAACTCGCCAGCGAGACACCCCGTGTCCGCAACTTCTCCGACAACTGCCGCTTCTGGGTTGCGCGCCGCGGCTGAACTTCAGCCGTCACACTTTCGCACAAACTATCAAGCCCACGGATCGCCTGCTCTGCTAAGCTGCCGCCGACTCCATGCACTCCGGTTTCCAGCACCTGCAGACTCCCGATCCGGTCTTCGGTGGCTCCATTCCGGCCGTCGTCCAATACCCCACCGACCAGGCCGCCGCGGGCGTGACTGTTGGCCCGTTTCGCTGGGAGGCCTCCCTGAATGCCCCGCTGCCATCCGGCCGCCACCCCCTCGGCTTAATCTCCCACGGCGCAGGTGGCTCGCACCTGCTCTATCGCGAACTGGCCACCCACCTCGCCTGCTCCGGCTGGATCGTGCTCTGTGCCGAGGCACCGCGCGACAATCGCAACGACAACTCCCTCTCCTATACCGACGAATCCGTGACCAACCGATGCCGTCACCTGTCGGCGACGCTCGATCACCTGCTCGCCCACGGGCAGTTTGGGCCGGCGATTGACCATGGCCGGGTGGGCCTCGTCGGACACTCCCTCGGCGGCTGCGCCGCGCTGGCCCTGGCCGGCGCCCAACCGTGGTCGCGCAAGCGCACGCCGATTCCGGTGACACCCGACCCGCGTTTCCGCGCCGCCGTGCTGATGGCTCCGGCGACCGGCTACTACCGCGGACCGGATGCGCTGGCCGGCGTCACCGGCAAATTTCTCGTGCTCGCCGGCGAGAAGGACAACGTTACGCCCGCCGAGGATATCCGGCGCGACCTGCGCGGTCTGCCGCCCGCGGTCGCCAGCGAGTTCGTGGTGATCAAGGACGCCGGACATTTCTCTTTCCTCAGCCCCTTTCCCGAGATGATGCGGACGCCGGATTTTCCACCCGCGCAAGACCCGCCGGGTTTTGATCGCGCGCGCTTCCACCGGGAGCTGCCCGGCATCGTCGAGAGCTTCTTGGCCAAGGCGCTGCCCGCATGACGCACTACCGGCAGGCCGTGTTGCGCAGCCTCGATGTGATCGAGCAGCACCTGAAATGTCCGCTGGCGCTCCACGCGCTCGCGCGGCGGGCGGGCTTTTCCCTCTGGCACTTCCACCGTGTCTTTACTGAACACACGGGCGACACCCTCGGCTGCTATCTTCGCAAGCGCCGCCTCACGGCCGCCGCGGAGGAGCTGGCGCGCACCGACCGCACTGTTCTGGCGATCGCGCTCGACTACCAGTTCGAGTCGCACGAGGCCTTCACCCGCGCCTTCAAGGTCGCCTTCGGCTCCACCCCGCGCGAGTTCCGGCGCACCGGCCAGCTCGCGTGGCTCCGCACCCGGCCCGAGCTCACGCCCGCCCGGCTGCAGGCCCTGCCGGTCCGCACCACCATGAAACCCGCCCTCATCGAACTGCCCGCCCTTCACCTCCTCGGTCTGTCCGTGCGCTTCATGCCGCCGATGTCACCGACGGCCGACAACCTTCAGGTGATCCCGGACCTTTACCACCGCTTCTGTCCTCTGATTCCCACCCTGCCGCCGATGCTGGACAAGTTTATCTACGGCGCCGCCCGCTATCCGGCTGACGGCGACCGTCCGCAACCCGACGAGCGTGAATACCTCGCCTCAATCCGGGTTTCTCCCGGCACCAAGGCAAAGCCCCCGCTGAGCGTTTGGAAAATTCCCGCCGGCACCTACGCCTGCTTCACGCACCGCGGGCCCATGGCCCAGTTCGGCGAGACGATGAACTACGCCTTTGGCACGTGGTTGCCCCGCTCGAAATACACCCACGCCGACACCCCCAACCTCGACCGCCAGGACGAACGCTTCGGCGACGGCGGCAAAGAGTGCGAATTTGACTTCCTGATGCCGGTGCGGCCGAAGTGAGACCGGTACCCGCCGAACCACGCGCGTTTTGCAGGTCGCGGCTTGCGGGGATCTCGCGCGCTAGGTCGGCGCAAGCGCCAACCCTACAACGGAAAATCCGGCCGGTGCGGAGACCGGCCCACGGCGAAATCAATTCTCCCGCGGCCGCACGATCTCCAGCTGGCCGAAATCGGCAAGGCTCACATCCTCGAGCCGGTTGCCCCTCACCAGCGAATCCTCGATCGTGTTGGGGTTGCACGAGCGGTCATTGATGCGGATGCCCTGCGTGCGGTTGCCGGTGACGGTGACCTTGCTGAAGCGGTTGTAGCGGCAGGCCGTGCCGGGCAGTTCACGGGTCTCCGCCATGAAAATCCCCTGCTCCCCGTTGTTGTTCAGGGTGAGGCGCTCGAACACGTTCCAGATCGAGTCACGCATGAAGATGCCCTGGCTGCCGTTGTCGCTGGCGTTGCAGTCGGTGACGCGGTTGCGGTTGAAGCGCCAGTCGAAGGAGAAACCCGCGCTGCGGTTGCGGTGCAGGTTCAGTGCGGTGAACTCGCTGTCCTCGGTCTCGTAGGCGGCCACGCCGTCGAACTCGTTCTCATAGGCCTCGACGCGTGCCAGCCGGATGCGGCGGCAGTGCTTCTCCAGCACGATGCCGCCCGAACGGGCGTGCACCGTCGACACATCTTCCACCAACACATCTTCCGCGCCGCGGATGGTGATGCCGTTGTTGCGGATCGCCGTGCGTCCCTGCTCGTCGCAAGGACCGCCCCAGCATTCGAATTCCTGCTCCGCCCGATTGCCGTCGATGAACAGCAGGCGCACTGTCACGCGCCGCACCAGCCGGTCGGGCCGCGTGCCCTCGCGCCCGATGATCACCACGGGGCAGTTCGCCTTGGGGCCCAGCACGAGCTTGGTCTCCACCCCCTGTCCGCGCAGCTCCACCCCATCCCGGTCGAGAATGATCGGATGCGTGATGCGGAACGTGCCGGCGCCGAGTTCGACGATTCCGCCCTCCGGGGGCAATGCGGCCAAGGCCGCATGAACCGCCGGCTCCCCCTCCGCCGCCATCACGAGCCGGCGAGCCCTTTCCGTCGCGGTAACGTCCAACAGCAGGAGCAGGCAACCGGCGAAGAACCCAAGGAGACGGCGGCACCAGCCCGACGGTAGAAAGGGAAAGCTCATGCGAACACCTTCAGCAAGATGCGACCTGCGCCGGAGCGCCATCCATAAATCACCGGTCCAGTTTAGCCTCGAGCCCCGCCTTGGCCGCCGACCACTCCTCACGGATGAGGCTGAACATCGCGGTGTCACGCTCGTAGCCGTCATGGGGCCGGAGCATCTGCTTGCGCAGGATGCCCTCGAACTTGGCGCCAAGGCGTTCGATGGCCGCGCGCGACTGGGCGTTGTTGGCGTCGGTCTTCAGTTGCACGCGCAGCGCGCCCCACTCCTCGAAGGCGTGGCGGAGCATCAGGTATTTCGCCTCGGTATTGATCGCGGTGCGCTGGGCCGTGGGCGTGAGCCACGTCCAGCCTATCTCCAGCCCCCGGTGCGGGCGGCGGATGTCGATGAACCGCGTCGAACCCACCACCTGGTTGTCCGTGCGCCGCACGGTGGCGTAGGCCACCTCGCTTCCAGCCGCCTGCGCCGCCAGGGCGTCGGCCACGTATTTTTCCGCGTCGGCCACCGCCGCAAAAGGCGCGATGATGAGGTAGCGGAATACCGCCGGGACCGCCGCCGCGAACAAACCGGGCGCATGCGCGAGGGTGAGCGGTTCGAGCCGCACATGGCGGCCCTCAAGGAGGACGGGGCGTGGATCGAAACTCATGCGCCCAGCCTGCATTTTGGCAACAGACACCCAAGCCTGTTCGGGCTGTAGCGGTGGTCGATGACCGCCGTTGTCCCGCAGCCAGCCGGACGCGCGGGACTGATAGGCCCGCCTCCATTCCCTGATAAACGCTCCGAAACATCCGCCGCGCTTGCCCGGCTGCGTCCGTCCTGCCAAGTTGGCGGCATGTTCTCGCTGCCCACCGACCGCGCCTTCCTGTGGCTCGGCGCCCTGCTTTACCTCGCCGGCTTCCTGACCGGCCTGCTGGCGCTGCTCAGACGGTCCGACGCCCAGGGCCCGCGCACCTGGCTCAACATCCTGTTGGTCGCCGGCTGGGCCTGCCAGTGGGGCGGCCTCTACGTGCGCGGCATGGCTGTGGGCGGCTGCCCGTTGGGCAACACCTTTGAGCTGGTGCAGTTCGTCGCGTGGTCCGCGATGGTGGTCTATTTCTTCGTGGGCACGGCGTTTCGCGTCAGTCTGCTGGGCCTCTTCACCGCCGGCTACGCCGCTGCCCTGGCGCTGATCTCCTTGATCATCCCGGTGTGGGACGCCGGGCGTGGACAGAAAATCTTCGGCACCAACCCCTGGATCGAGCTCCACGCCGCGCTGGCGGTCTTCAGCTACGGCGTCTTCGGCCTGCTGGCGCTCACCGCCGTGATGCACCTGCTGCAAAACTGGAGCCTGAAGCACAAGCGCCTCAACGGCCTCTTCTGGTTCCTGCCCTCCGTGGTCCAGCTCGACCAGATCAACACCCGCATGCTGGGCCTGGGCGTGCTGCTGCTGACGTTTTCGCTCGGGGTCGGCGCGGCCTGGTGGACGCGAAACACCGACACCGTGGATCTGGCCAAGCTGCTCGTGACGGTCGCCGTCTGGTTCGCCTACCTGGTGGTGCTGGGATTGCGCTGGCGGGCCCGGCTCGTCTCGGTGCGTTTCTCATGGGTGTGCCTCGTGATGTTCATGCTGGCCCTGATTTCGCTCGGGCCGGTGAACTCCAGCCGCCACCACAAGGTCATTCTCACCCCCACCGAACGCTGAAGATGGAGCCCACGCCGCCTGTCCTCTTCTTCCTCGGTGCCACGCACCACACCGCCCCGCTCGCCGTGCGCGAGAAGCTGGCGCTCGACGAGGCCCGCACCGCGGCCCTCGCGGCCAAGCTCCAGACCACGCCCGGGGTGAAGGAGTTCGCCTTCGTCAACACCTGCAACCGCGTCGAGCTTTACGGCGTGGGCGACGCCGGGGTGTTCACCGGCTTCACCGGCACGCTGGCGGAAGTCACCGGCTGCTCCCACGACGAGATCAGCGCCGTGGTGAAGACCCATACCGGCCACCATGCCATCGAGCACCTCTTCAGCGTGGCCGCCGGCCTCGACTCACAGATTGTCGGCGAAACCGAGATTCTCGGACAGGTGAAGAACGCTTACGACAAGGCGCTCGCCTGCCACTGGACCGGCCCCGTGCTGAATCGCGTCTTCCAGAAAACCTTTCAGGCCGCGAAGCACATCCGCACCCACACCCGCATCGGCGAGGGCCAGGTGAGCGTCGCCAGCGTGGCGGTGGACCTCGCCGGCAAAATTTTTGGCGACCTCGCACCCGTCAAGGTGCTGGTGGTCGGAGCCGGCGACATCGGCCTCAAGACCGCGCAGGCCTTCCAGAGCCGCGGAGCCAAGGCCATCACCGTGGCCAGCCGCACCCTGTCGCGCGCCGAGGAGACCGCCGCCGCCACCGGCGGCTGGGCCGCGAGCCTGGCCGAGTTGCCCGAGCTGGTGACCGGCGCCGACATTGTTGCCAGCTCCACCTCGGCCCCGGGCCTGGTGCTTCCGCGCGACCTCGTGGCCGCGGCCATGAAACGCCGCGCCGGCCGCCCGCTCTTCCTCATCGACCTCGCCCTGCCGCGCGACATCGACCCCGCCGCCGCCGAGCTGGCCAACGTTTTCCTCTACAACCTGGACGACCTCGCCAAGATCGCGGAGGAAAACATTGCCCATCGCGAAGCCGAGGTCGCCCGCTGCCGCGCCATCCTCGCCGAGCGCACCGCCGCCCTGTGGCCGCAGGTGGCGCGAAGCCTGGTGTCAGGCGGGTCGTGACCGTGGAGGCGGGGTGCCGCCACCCCGCGCCCGCTTCAATAGCGCAAACTCACGCGGGCATGCCGCGGCGCTTGGCCAGCATCGTGCGGCCGTAGTCCAGGGCGGCGGCGAGTTCGGCTTTTTTGATCGGCTTGGTGATGTAGTCGTCCATGCCGGCGGCGAGACACTGTTCCCGATCTCCGACCATGGCGTTGGCCGTCAGCGCGATGATCCACGGCCGCGATTTGCTCTTCGGCCGCATTTCCACCAGACGGCGGGCCGCCTCCAGGCCGTCCATTTCCGGCATCTGCATGTCGAGAAAGACGATGTCGTATTCCTGCTTCTCGAGGGCGGAGAGCACCTCCACGCCGTTCCACACCACGTCGGTCTGATAACCGATGTTTTTGAGCAGGTTGACCGCGACCTTCTGGTTCACCGCGTTGTCCTCGGCGAGCAACAGACGGACATTGGTCGTGGAGGCCGGAGTGACGGAAACCGCGGCCCCGGACCGGGCGTCGGCCTTTTCCCCCAGGAGCACGGCGGATAACCCCTCATAGAGCGCCGCCGGCTTGAAGGGTTTGGGCACCAGCCGAACCCGCAACCCCTCCGGAGCCCGGTGCCCGAGCGCGGCCAGCAAAAGGATGGGCAGCGTGCGCGTGCTTTCCGTTTCCTGCAGTTTCCTCGCGAGCGTGCCGCCGTCCATGCCGGGCATCTGCGCGTCGATGAGGGCAAAATCAAAGCGCCGCTCACCGGCTACCACCGCCAGCGCATCCTCGCCGGAGCCGACCGCATGGGGCTCCAGGCCCCAGCGCAGCAGCTGGTCGATCATGATCATGCGGCTCGTGGCGTTGTCATCCACCACGAGGATGCGCTTGCCTGCGAGCAGAGCCCGTGCGGCCTGCGGATCGGGACGGGCGGTTCCCGGCAACGCGCCGAGGGTCACGGTGAACTGGAAGACCGAGCCCACGCCGACCTCGCTCTCGACCCACATGCGGCCGCCCATGAGCTCGGACAGTTTCTTGCTGATCGCGAGGCCGAGGCCGGTGCCGCCGTATTTGCGCGTGGTCGAGGCGTCCACCTGGCTGAAGGACTGGAACAACCGGCCGATCGCGTCGGGCGGGATGCCAATGCCCGTGTCACGCACAGAAATGTGCAGACTTACCGGGCCGTCCTCGACCATGCCGCCGCTCTCCGGCTGCACCCGCACGACGACCTCGCCCTTATCGGTGAACTTGAGGGCGTTGCCCACGAGGTTGAGGATGATCTGGCGCAGACGCGTGATGTCGCTGCGCACCATGGCGGGCGTGCCGTCGGCGATCTCGTAGAGCAGGTCGAGCCGTTTCTCGCCGGCGCGGGCGGCCATAAGGTCGAGCGCGCCCTCGACGCAGTCCCGCAGCGCAAAATCGGCGCGCTCCAGCTCCAGCTTGCCCGACTCGATCTTGGAGAAGTCGAGGATGTCGTTGATGATCGTAAGCAGGGCCTCACCGCTGAGGCGGATGGTCTCGGCGAAGTCCCGCTGCTCGCGCGTGAGCGTGGTCTCGAGCAGGATCGCCGTCATGCCGATGATGCCGTTCATCGGCGTGCGGATCTCGTGCGACATGGTCGCGAGAAACTGGCTCTTGGCGACGTTGGCGAGATTGGCCTCCACCACGGCGGTCTGGGCGCGGTCCATCGCGATTTCGATCTGCTGGTTGAGCGACTCGGCGCACTCGACCGCGCGTTGAATTTCCTCCTGATGCTGCTTGCGCTCGGAGATGTCGGTGAGCGTGAGCAGCAGGCCGCCGGGGGCATCGCCCGCGGGGCGCCGGTGCTGCAAAGTCAGCTGCCGCCAGGCGATGCCCTCGGGCAGCTGACACCGCAGCTCGAGGTTCAGTTCATCGGCCTGCCCGGTGCGAAGCTGCGCCAGCCCAGCCGAATAGGCCGCCTGATCCTCCGGAAAAATCGCCGCCCCGACCCCGTCCAGCGAAACCAGGACTTCGCGCGCCAAACCCGTGAGCCGCGTGAGGGCTTCATTGCTCCAAAACGCACCGCTGGGATCAGCGGGTTGCCAGCCCAGCCCGACTGGCAGCGTTTGCAGAATCTCGTTTAGCGGAAAATCCCGCGCCGCTGGCTCCGTCGGCAAATGCGGCGGGGACCAGCCTGAAGCGCGACAGGCTGTGGCGGGGAAGTCCATGTTGGCTTCCTAGGTCCATCGGCACTTATTAGGAAAATCCTTAGCCTTTTTTACACATCGGCGAGGTGCCGCTGCATCCACTCCACCACCGAGTGATCAGTGGGTTGGCTCAATAAATCACGCAATTTGCGGGCCTGCGCCGCCGTCCGTTCGCGTCGGGCCGGGTTTTCCAGGCAATCCTTCAACTCCGCGGCAAAGACCTCCGCCTGTGCGGCGCCTTGGATGTATTCGGGATACATCGGCTCATTGAGCAGCAAATTCGCGATACCTAGATGCTCAACCTTCACCAGCAGGCGGCCGATAAGGTAGGTGAGCGGGTCCGCCCGGTAGGTCACCACCCCCGGGATGCCCGCCAAGGCACAATGCATGGACATCGTGCCGCTCGAGGTCAGCACGGCCGAGGCGGCGACGGCGGAGCGTTCACCGGTGCGCTGCAAACGGACCCGGGCCGGTGGCTGGGCGGCCTTGAGCGCGGCGAGAATCTCATCGCTCGGGTAAAGCACGACGGCCTCTTTTTCGCCGCCCCACGTTTGGTAGCCGGCGAGCAGGGCCGGGAAAATCCGCGCCACCGCCCCGCGCCGGCTGCCCGGCAGCAGCAGGATCGGCCCGGCCGGATCATATCTGACCGGCGCGGTGTAATCTGGCGCCACAAAAGGATGGCCGACAAACTCCACGGGCAGCGTCGTGTCGGCATAGACCTTGGGCTCGAAGGGGAAGATCGCCGCGAGGCCGTCGAGGTGTTTCGCCATCGCGAAGCGCCGGCCGGCGCGCGAGGCCCAGATCTGCGGGCTGATGTAGTAGAGCGCCTTGGTCGGACCGCCGGCCTTGCGCGAATAACCCCGCTCAAAGAGCCCCCGGGCGATGCGCAGGTTCAATCCGGAGGAGTCCACGAAACAGATGGCGCGCGGCCGGTGTTGTCCGGTCCAGCTGACGACCG
The DNA window shown above is from Oleiharenicola lentus and carries:
- a CDS encoding RsmB/NOP family class I SAM-dependent RNA methyltransferase, with the translated sequence MSSPVLNQAARILKLVQAGTPADQALRESLTQDRHFTDPAGRRAVSRAVFVYFRWWHWLNPKDSLQKQTEAALTLQDRFDKNPASIKAEALAARAVPDWLKNEIVLPVETLRQFQRDPVLWIRTRSGSGESVAQRLGHCTPANLPAFRFQVSGFRYSGLKDLYRTPEFQGGEFEIQDLASQLVGHACAPQPGETWWDACAGEGGKTMHLSDLLQGKGMIWATDRSARRLAKLKERAARAKAFNYRTAEWDGGAKLPTKSKFDGILVDAPCSGVGTWQRNPHARWTTQPHDVQELAVVQANLLNHVAAALKPGGRLIYSVCTLTRAETTVIADAFTSAHPDFEPIPVLGTPPSAPSAQLCLWPHELNANGMFIAAWRCRR
- a CDS encoding alpha/beta hydrolase family protein: MKSSLLAVIMACLGATATLSTAETAPTFADFARWPEIGRVRLSEDGRYAAFLTPSKIRFFDLNLYDLQTRESKKIDLGGDDLVDFTWIDGNRMIITTENRPDYRGRRQVFDARQNKITANITYQRQFFSLVSFLRRDPNLFVARFYEDGQGSAGLAVINTKLRPKTMAGQNNARFNVQSWVEIPKGEHRGTLTDQEGEVRFVSVYADKRLNFYYRPNAGAAWISLPFDYEKTSVIGFSNDPDYLYVAHYTDEAKSSRLHRYRVSTGEFGPSLFEDPVYSLSEASLLQVRKADGSLHSLALAYDRDMPVQLPLDPLFREVQAAVNAKLPGRLNLIEDCDQSLSTFVVASMSGREPARYVIYNHGTKQFLPLPAPTPWFNPGQMSVQRPIKFKARDGLELEGYLSLPAARPDGAKPPLVVYAHGGPWARDTWGYNPDVQLLTTRGYAVFQPNYRGSTGYSKAVSKDDDFAFRIMHDDVTDGVKHLVAGGLVDGNRLAIYGGSFGGYLAVAGAAFEPGLYKCAITFAGVFDWKQLIRQSWAQSDDDQFNYDRLLQRMGDPATQQERFENISPITQIAAVRCPVFVIHGKLDTTVDYRQSTKLLSELAAHGVPHEKLFFETEFHGFSERANYQRHLEAVAAFLAKNL
- a CDS encoding class I SAM-dependent methyltransferase, giving the protein MSAPGNSKVSGDTVRDDFNAISTVIHYTKAAHDLGLWKSELVLIREYFPDKEAHLLEAGCGAGRVAVGLWQHGYRRITAFDFAAELVDQAVSLAEERQATGLTFLQADATQPLLPLLYFPDPSPQEQDPGRLAPFDGVLFMFNGLMQIPGRENRRRALRNLQGVSRPGAPLLFTTHDRDDPKEAKEWAKEAERWARGEQNPRLLEFGDRYFTDDTGNTFMHLPDRREILEDLAATGWTPVHDRMRDELASETPRVRNFSDNCRFWVARRG
- a CDS encoding alpha/beta hydrolase family protein, which produces MHSGFQHLQTPDPVFGGSIPAVVQYPTDQAAAGVTVGPFRWEASLNAPLPSGRHPLGLISHGAGGSHLLYRELATHLACSGWIVLCAEAPRDNRNDNSLSYTDESVTNRCRHLSATLDHLLAHGQFGPAIDHGRVGLVGHSLGGCAALALAGAQPWSRKRTPIPVTPDPRFRAAVLMAPATGYYRGPDALAGVTGKFLVLAGEKDNVTPAEDIRRDLRGLPPAVASEFVVIKDAGHFSFLSPFPEMMRTPDFPPAQDPPGFDRARFHRELPGIVESFLAKALPA
- a CDS encoding helix-turn-helix domain-containing protein, translated to MTHYRQAVLRSLDVIEQHLKCPLALHALARRAGFSLWHFHRVFTEHTGDTLGCYLRKRRLTAAAEELARTDRTVLAIALDYQFESHEAFTRAFKVAFGSTPREFRRTGQLAWLRTRPELTPARLQALPVRTTMKPALIELPALHLLGLSVRFMPPMSPTADNLQVIPDLYHRFCPLIPTLPPMLDKFIYGAARYPADGDRPQPDEREYLASIRVSPGTKAKPPLSVWKIPAGTYACFTHRGPMAQFGETMNYAFGTWLPRSKYTHADTPNLDRQDERFGDGGKECEFDFLMPVRPK
- a CDS encoding right-handed parallel beta-helix repeat-containing protein, producing MSFPFLPSGWCRRLLGFFAGCLLLLLDVTATERARRLVMAAEGEPAVHAALAALPPEGGIVELGAGTFRITHPIILDRDGVELRGQGVETKLVLGPKANCPVVIIGREGTRPDRLVRRVTVRLLFIDGNRAEQEFECWGGPCDEQGRTAIRNNGITIRGAEDVLVEDVSTVHARSGGIVLEKHCRRIRLARVEAYENEFDGVAAYETEDSEFTALNLHRNRSAGFSFDWRFNRNRVTDCNASDNGSQGIFMRDSIWNVFERLTLNNNGEQGIFMAETRELPGTACRYNRFSKVTVTGNRTQGIRINDRSCNPNTIEDSLVRGNRLEDVSLADFGQLEIVRPREN
- a CDS encoding GNAT family N-acetyltransferase, which translates into the protein MSFDPRPVLLEGRHVRLEPLTLAHAPGLFAAAVPAVFRYLIIAPFAAVADAEKYVADALAAQAAGSEVAYATVRRTDNQVVGSTRFIDIRRPHRGLEIGWTWLTPTAQRTAINTEAKYLMLRHAFEEWGALRVQLKTDANNAQSRAAIERLGAKFEGILRKQMLRPHDGYERDTAMFSLIREEWSAAKAGLEAKLDR
- a CDS encoding cytochrome C assembly family protein → MFSLPTDRAFLWLGALLYLAGFLTGLLALLRRSDAQGPRTWLNILLVAGWACQWGGLYVRGMAVGGCPLGNTFELVQFVAWSAMVVYFFVGTAFRVSLLGLFTAGYAAALALISLIIPVWDAGRGQKIFGTNPWIELHAALAVFSYGVFGLLALTAVMHLLQNWSLKHKRLNGLFWFLPSVVQLDQINTRMLGLGVLLLTFSLGVGAAWWTRNTDTVDLAKLLVTVAVWFAYLVVLGLRWRARLVSVRFSWVCLVMFMLALISLGPVNSSRHHKVILTPTER
- the hemA gene encoding glutamyl-tRNA reductase, which produces MEPTPPVLFFLGATHHTAPLAVREKLALDEARTAALAAKLQTTPGVKEFAFVNTCNRVELYGVGDAGVFTGFTGTLAEVTGCSHDEISAVVKTHTGHHAIEHLFSVAAGLDSQIVGETEILGQVKNAYDKALACHWTGPVLNRVFQKTFQAAKHIRTHTRIGEGQVSVASVAVDLAGKIFGDLAPVKVLVVGAGDIGLKTAQAFQSRGAKAITVASRTLSRAEETAAATGGWAASLAELPELVTGADIVASSTSAPGLVLPRDLVAAAMKRRAGRPLFLIDLALPRDIDPAAAELANVFLYNLDDLAKIAEENIAHREAEVARCRAILAERTAALWPQVARSLVSGGS